In Pectinophora gossypiella chromosome 17, ilPecGoss1.1, whole genome shotgun sequence, one DNA window encodes the following:
- the LOC126374673 gene encoding angiogenic factor with G patch and FHA domains 1-like isoform X2: MEAVTSETQNNSELGNKKPKTKFNLKKLRISLKYRPEILKLVLKMRQCIKNKNVLLKKFKKQLKVMESSKEKESDSKTKPLSKPKLKNASSQTEILLPTDVKEAQVNKEKVKTPEGKDSEAGWSSNGNEEGKSIADQVKEAAQSALQQTGMVYVESAGMYYDYKTGYYYNTELGLYYHTDTGCYYYYNEDKKEFAFHSYPDRNAAATNPSLEAHEKRKARKLKKVQKTEEDIDSLTKNLSQVSLRGQTALDSVAKHHPPCMRIIVRETKLPKLKVGSLFVITKDGGTIGREGDHHTVLIRDTNVSRNHLDIRYDMDKRMYMVTDLGSKNGTMLNGIQMSGSQVVSPPMEVLHGSTIQLGETKLLCHIHAGNDTCGHCEPGLIMETQEKEKAAYTRTCDVKKQYDLELARLKNKYRPEPLMIEEGTYNDRAKARREAVGSSHHSEKTVTADVDTHITTENKGFKLLEKMGWSKGEGLGKDNQGGTEPVPLLSNEGKAGLGTPGSVGAPSAPAPKPRSTLGPATLRLAARSKLLKPPAKAFQDMEDEEEE, from the exons ATGGAAGCTGTAACATCTGAGACACAAAATAACAGTGAACTTGgaaataaaaaacccaaaactaaGTTCAATTTGAAAAAGCTTCGTATATCTTTGAAATATCGACCTGAAATTCTAAAGCTTGTGCTCAAAATGAGACAgtgcataaaaaacaaaaatgttctacttaagaaatttaaaaaacagttGAAAGTAATG GAATCATCTAAAGAGAAAGAATCTGATTCCAAAACGAAACCTTTAAGTAAACCCAAATTGAAAAACGCTTCTTCACAAACTGAGATATTGTTACCAACTGACGTTAAAGAGGCTcaagtaaataaagaaaaagttaaAACTCCAGAAGGGAAAGATTCAGAAGCTGGGTGGAGCTCCAATGGAAATGAAGAAGGAAAGAGTATAGCCGACCAGGTGAAGGAGGCCGCACAGAGTGCGTTACAGCAGACAGGCATGGTGTACGTAGAGTCTGCTGGCATGTACTATGACTATAAAACTGGGTACTATTATAATACT GAACTAGGTTTATACTACCACacagatacagggtgttattacTACTACAATGAAGATAAGAAAGAATTTGCCTTCCACTCATACCCTGACAGGAATGCCGCTGCTACCAACCCATCTCTTGAAGCTCATGAGAAGAGGAAAGCCAGGAAACTAAAGAAG GTCCAGAAAACTGAGGAAGACATAGACAGTCTCACGAAAAACCTTTCTCAGGTCTCACTCCGAGGCCAAACCGCCTTAG ACAGCGTCGCCAAACACCACCCACCGTGCATGCGGATTATAGTGCGAGAGACTAAACTACCCAAGTTGAAAGTGGGTAGTCTGTTCGTTATTACCAAGGATGGTGGCACCATAGGCAGAGAAGGAGACCATCACACCGTCCTTATTAGGGACACTAATGTATCTAGG AATCACCTGGACATACGATACGACATGGACAAGAGAATGTATATGGTGACCGACCTGGGATCTAAGAACGGAACTATGCTCAATGGTATACAGATGTCTGGGAGTCAAGTCGTCAGTCCGCCCATGGAG GTTCTGCACGGCAGCACGATACAGCTGGGAGAAACCAAACTCCTATGTCACATCCACGCGGGCAACGACACGTGCGGACACTGCGAGCCGGGACTCATTATGGAAA CTCAAGAGAAGGAGAAAGCGGCGTACACACGGACATGCGACGTGAAGAAGCAATATGACCTCGAGCTAGCTCGTCTCAAGAACAAATACAGACCGGAGCCGCTGATGATAGAGGAAGGCACCTATAACGACCGCGCCAAGGCACGCAGGGAGGCAGTCGGCTCCTCCCACCACTCCGAGAAGACCGTCACTGCTGACGTTGACAC GCATATAACAACGGAGAACAAGGGCTTCAAGCTGTTAGAGAAGATGGGCTGGTCGAAGGGCGAGGGACTCGGGAAGGACAACCAGGGCGGCACTGAACCT GTACCTCTGCTCAGCAACGAAGGTAAGGCAGGTCTGGGGACTCCCGGCTCGGTAGGAGCGCCGTCTGCGCCGGCTCCCAAGCCCCGCAGCACTCTCGGGCCAGCCACACTGCGACTGGCTGCGCGATCAAAACTCCTCAAACCTCCGGCCAAGGCCTTCCAAGATATGGAGGATGAAGAGGAGGAATGA
- the LOC126374673 gene encoding angiogenic factor with G patch and FHA domains 1-like isoform X1, producing the protein MEAVTSETQNNSELGNKKPKTKFNLKKLRISLKYRPEILKLVLKMRQCIKNKNVLLKKFKKQLKVMESSKEKESDSKTKPLSKPKLKNASSQTEILLPTDVKEAQVNKEKVKTPEGKDSEAGWSSNGNEEGKSIADQVKEAAQSALQQTGMVYVESAGMYYDYKTGYYYNTELGLYYHTDTGCYYYYNEDKKEFAFHSYPDRNAAATNPSLEAHEKRKARKLKKVQKTEEDIDSLTKNLSQGDDEASKPKRRKKTDRKKNMKVEVSKEKSAENDPESLETETSKETVSSVQKDEEITENGTQELEDGECSETESEEEKSDGEESIASTATLSDEDSVAKHHPPCMRIIVRETKLPKLKVGSLFVITKDGGTIGREGDHHTVLIRDTNVSRNHLDIRYDMDKRMYMVTDLGSKNGTMLNGIQMSGSQVVSPPMEVLHGSTIQLGETKLLCHIHAGNDTCGHCEPGLIMETQEKEKAAYTRTCDVKKQYDLELARLKNKYRPEPLMIEEGTYNDRAKARREAVGSSHHSEKTVTADVDTHITTENKGFKLLEKMGWSKGEGLGKDNQGGTEPVPLLSNEGKAGLGTPGSVGAPSAPAPKPRSTLGPATLRLAARSKLLKPPAKAFQDMEDEEEE; encoded by the exons ATGGAAGCTGTAACATCTGAGACACAAAATAACAGTGAACTTGgaaataaaaaacccaaaactaaGTTCAATTTGAAAAAGCTTCGTATATCTTTGAAATATCGACCTGAAATTCTAAAGCTTGTGCTCAAAATGAGACAgtgcataaaaaacaaaaatgttctacttaagaaatttaaaaaacagttGAAAGTAATG GAATCATCTAAAGAGAAAGAATCTGATTCCAAAACGAAACCTTTAAGTAAACCCAAATTGAAAAACGCTTCTTCACAAACTGAGATATTGTTACCAACTGACGTTAAAGAGGCTcaagtaaataaagaaaaagttaaAACTCCAGAAGGGAAAGATTCAGAAGCTGGGTGGAGCTCCAATGGAAATGAAGAAGGAAAGAGTATAGCCGACCAGGTGAAGGAGGCCGCACAGAGTGCGTTACAGCAGACAGGCATGGTGTACGTAGAGTCTGCTGGCATGTACTATGACTATAAAACTGGGTACTATTATAATACT GAACTAGGTTTATACTACCACacagatacagggtgttattacTACTACAATGAAGATAAGAAAGAATTTGCCTTCCACTCATACCCTGACAGGAATGCCGCTGCTACCAACCCATCTCTTGAAGCTCATGAGAAGAGGAAAGCCAGGAAACTAAAGAAG GTCCAGAAAACTGAGGAAGACATAGACAGTCTCACGAAAAACCTTTCTCAG GGAGACGACGAAGCAAGCAAGCCTAAGAGAAGAAAGAAGACCGACAGAAAGAAGAACATGAAAGTGGAGGTTAGCAAAGAAAAAAGTGCTGAAAATGACCCAGAGTCATTGGAAACAGAAACATCTAAAGAGACAGTGTCAAGTGTTCAAAAAGATGAAGAAATCACGGAGAATGGTACACAGGAGTTAGAAGATGGGGAATGCAGTGAGACTGAAAGTGAAGAAGAGAAATCTGATGGAGAAGAATCAATTGCTAGCACTGCCACTCTTAGTGACGAGG ACAGCGTCGCCAAACACCACCCACCGTGCATGCGGATTATAGTGCGAGAGACTAAACTACCCAAGTTGAAAGTGGGTAGTCTGTTCGTTATTACCAAGGATGGTGGCACCATAGGCAGAGAAGGAGACCATCACACCGTCCTTATTAGGGACACTAATGTATCTAGG AATCACCTGGACATACGATACGACATGGACAAGAGAATGTATATGGTGACCGACCTGGGATCTAAGAACGGAACTATGCTCAATGGTATACAGATGTCTGGGAGTCAAGTCGTCAGTCCGCCCATGGAG GTTCTGCACGGCAGCACGATACAGCTGGGAGAAACCAAACTCCTATGTCACATCCACGCGGGCAACGACACGTGCGGACACTGCGAGCCGGGACTCATTATGGAAA CTCAAGAGAAGGAGAAAGCGGCGTACACACGGACATGCGACGTGAAGAAGCAATATGACCTCGAGCTAGCTCGTCTCAAGAACAAATACAGACCGGAGCCGCTGATGATAGAGGAAGGCACCTATAACGACCGCGCCAAGGCACGCAGGGAGGCAGTCGGCTCCTCCCACCACTCCGAGAAGACCGTCACTGCTGACGTTGACAC GCATATAACAACGGAGAACAAGGGCTTCAAGCTGTTAGAGAAGATGGGCTGGTCGAAGGGCGAGGGACTCGGGAAGGACAACCAGGGCGGCACTGAACCT GTACCTCTGCTCAGCAACGAAGGTAAGGCAGGTCTGGGGACTCCCGGCTCGGTAGGAGCGCCGTCTGCGCCGGCTCCCAAGCCCCGCAGCACTCTCGGGCCAGCCACACTGCGACTGGCTGCGCGATCAAAACTCCTCAAACCTCCGGCCAAGGCCTTCCAAGATATGGAGGATGAAGAGGAGGAATGA